From Thermoanaerobaculia bacterium, one genomic window encodes:
- a CDS encoding tail fiber domain-containing protein produces MKKVIFFCLICAFGFGFIYAANPPGLINYEGILRDDTGAPLDGSYDMVFSFFTDAAAGEEILIDSHLAAGTGAVTVSGGLFNVALGSGTVADGSGSGTYTTLGAVFANYDSVWLQVNVGGENLSPRIRVLASSYAQNARSLQGVVNVDTSGRVGIGTATPSADMHIMDDGNPTLILDDTLNTNQTRMQYAYAGTPAWSAGVQGGDAMKYKIASSDDLSLNTRLTIQTDGKVGIGTEDPGYLLDVDGDIRTTGSLRDSAGDGGTSGQVLSSTGSGIDWVDPASVNDGDWTISEMNLYNTQLGSVGIGTTTPERKLHVSGDLLVETYGSEILDQEQSLIPSQWSNNVAWQSFTAGMDGILSSIAVQLRSPFSDNSDCPTIVRIYSGEGASGALLSSQTITLSGGFSWRKISLAVPVSVTSGNQYTIWIDPEANERAWILCSGGDPYPGGRLNYAADWDATFRTYIGGGLSPAFLVTDQNRAGIGTDNPTSNLHMLSSTTNDGLTLQVTDNTYSQGLMFQNSGGAYTWRMYRKDVGSNHADLVFANGADSDLSALMDVVTFEHGGQVGIGNSDPSYALDVTGDIRTTGSLRDAAGDAGTSGQILSSTGSGIDWINPSTVEIDPQVNTLTSGKWCMSPDGIVVDCTSDLPDDGDWTISGSDMYSSVSGKVGIGTSTPANKMDVEGGMAIGATYSGSSAAPNNGLIVQGNVGIATDSPASKLDVRGSVRAGTATEYVEMEHGGSNGYINSVGDGNLDLRHDSNTLVSLTDVGNLGVMTSSPDTDLHIFSQETNQGLTLQVSDNTFNQGIRFKNSGNSYTWHIYRKDSGSNHANLVFANGAETDIAALTDVVAFEDGGNVLIGAMSASARLTVKDSLAVKTVIGDTLVLNQEDGTWNSQWTGGVLWQSWTNGFPDAYWTVVTLDCRSPVSGSAGSVTLRFYEGEGTGGTLLTQQTVTIPDSFEWHSFTIMDPPALTPGTKYTVAMVPASRDQYYWRSDSGNPYSGGTNNADVTEDFRFRIYLGLSTGVGFKVNENGSVGVRTENTQGYTLAVNGTAAKVGGGNWSTYSDMDLKKVEDPFTRGLADIVSLNPYYYQFDKDNPLHLPSDGKWVGPLAQEVLAYIPEAVETGTSGYYLVNNEPIFWAMVNAIKELDQRTGGRSAAQNRAVERDESKVHEQAAEDLEESKTERTDRETGAERMLDRRLVEEMLVAYPVEAGDVLVFNPANGEELYPCSLEADPMVLGVAAESGSGTVMTVVSGITLVKADASIAPIRRGDLLVSSPILGHAMKAQPTMVDGFPMYRSGTLIGKAVDTLDAGTGMIRVLVMIR; encoded by the coding sequence ATGAAAAAAGTCATCTTCTTTTGCCTGATTTGCGCATTCGGGTTCGGTTTCATCTATGCCGCGAACCCTCCAGGCTTGATTAACTACGAAGGAATTCTCCGCGATGATACGGGGGCTCCCCTTGATGGCTCCTATGACATGGTCTTTTCCTTCTTTACCGATGCCGCGGCGGGGGAGGAGATCCTGATCGATTCCCACCTGGCGGCCGGGACCGGTGCCGTGACCGTTTCGGGCGGCTTGTTCAACGTGGCCCTGGGGTCCGGCACGGTGGCCGATGGATCGGGATCGGGTACGTACACTACGCTGGGTGCTGTCTTCGCCAATTATGATTCGGTCTGGCTCCAGGTGAACGTGGGGGGAGAGAACCTTTCTCCCCGAATCCGGGTCCTGGCTTCCTCGTACGCGCAGAATGCTCGATCCCTTCAGGGGGTTGTGAACGTGGATACTAGCGGCCGGGTCGGTATCGGAACCGCCACCCCTTCCGCAGACATGCACATCATGGATGACGGCAATCCTACGCTGATTCTGGACGATACCTTAAACACTAACCAGACCCGGATGCAGTATGCCTATGCCGGTACACCGGCCTGGTCAGCCGGAGTGCAGGGCGGAGATGCAATGAAGTACAAAATTGCCTCGTCGGACGACCTGTCCCTCAATACACGTTTGACGATCCAGACCGATGGAAAGGTAGGCATTGGAACCGAAGATCCCGGGTATCTTCTGGATGTGGATGGTGACATTCGAACGACGGGGAGCCTTCGGGACAGCGCCGGGGATGGGGGAACATCGGGGCAGGTCCTTTCCAGCACCGGATCGGGGATTGACTGGGTCGACCCCGCATCGGTCAATGACGGGGATTGGACAATATCGGAAATGAACCTGTACAACACCCAGCTGGGTTCCGTTGGGATTGGGACCACAACTCCCGAACGAAAGCTCCATGTCTCAGGTGATCTCCTCGTAGAAACGTATGGATCTGAAATTCTGGATCAGGAGCAATCGCTGATTCCATCCCAATGGTCTAACAATGTCGCGTGGCAATCGTTCACTGCGGGAATGGATGGGATTTTGTCGTCCATTGCTGTTCAACTTCGATCACCTTTCAGCGATAACTCCGATTGTCCCACGATTGTGAGAATCTATAGCGGGGAAGGCGCTTCAGGAGCCCTTTTATCTTCTCAAACGATCACATTGAGTGGTGGGTTTTCCTGGCGAAAGATTTCTCTGGCTGTACCGGTTTCTGTCACATCTGGAAACCAGTACACAATATGGATTGATCCTGAAGCGAATGAGCGCGCATGGATTCTGTGCTCTGGTGGGGACCCTTATCCAGGAGGTAGACTTAATTACGCTGCCGATTGGGATGCCACCTTCCGTACTTATATCGGTGGTGGACTTTCCCCGGCATTTCTCGTAACAGATCAAAATAGAGCTGGAATCGGGACTGATAATCCAACCAGTAATCTTCACATGCTTTCTTCCACCACAAACGATGGTCTGACTCTTCAGGTGACAGATAACACCTATAGCCAGGGGCTGATGTTTCAGAATTCGGGGGGTGCCTATACCTGGCGGATGTACCGGAAGGATGTGGGATCCAACCATGCGGACCTTGTCTTTGCCAATGGTGCAGATAGTGATTTGTCTGCATTAATGGATGTTGTGACGTTTGAGCACGGCGGGCAGGTAGGAATTGGCAATTCCGATCCTTCCTATGCGCTGGATGTAACAGGGGATATCCGGACCACCGGGAGCCTTCGGGATGCTGCCGGAGATGCAGGCACATCCGGGCAGATTCTCTCCAGCACGGGAAGCGGGATCGACTGGATTAATCCTTCCACAGTGGAAATCGATCCCCAGGTGAACACGTTGACCTCCGGGAAGTGGTGCATGAGCCCGGACGGCATTGTTGTAGATTGCACGTCGGATTTGCCGGACGACGGAGACTGGACGATTTCGGGAAGTGACATGTATTCTTCCGTGTCCGGGAAGGTGGGGATTGGAACCTCTACTCCCGCGAATAAGATGGATGTCGAAGGAGGTATGGCGATAGGGGCTACCTATTCCGGATCCAGCGCAGCTCCTAATAATGGATTGATTGTACAGGGTAATGTCGGAATCGCAACAGATTCTCCGGCTTCGAAACTCGATGTTCGGGGATCAGTCCGTGCCGGGACAGCGACAGAATACGTGGAAATGGAGCATGGAGGAAGTAACGGGTATATCAACTCCGTGGGTGATGGGAATCTCGATTTACGCCATGACAGCAATACCCTGGTGTCGTTGACCGATGTGGGAAACCTGGGAGTCATGACGTCGTCTCCCGACACCGATCTCCATATCTTCTCCCAGGAAACGAACCAGGGCCTTACCCTGCAGGTGTCCGATAATACGTTCAACCAGGGGATACGGTTCAAGAATTCAGGCAATTCCTATACCTGGCATATTTACCGGAAAGATAGTGGATCAAACCACGCGAACCTCGTGTTTGCCAATGGAGCAGAAACAGACATAGCTGCCCTCACCGATGTTGTGGCCTTTGAAGACGGAGGAAATGTTTTGATTGGTGCTATGAGTGCATCAGCTAGATTGACCGTCAAGGATTCCCTGGCAGTAAAAACTGTGATTGGAGATACCTTGGTATTAAATCAGGAAGATGGAACATGGAACAGTCAATGGACTGGTGGCGTTCTCTGGCAATCGTGGACCAATGGATTCCCTGACGCCTATTGGACGGTTGTCACGCTGGATTGCCGTTCGCCTGTATCCGGAAGTGCCGGTTCCGTGACCCTGCGTTTTTATGAAGGGGAAGGCACCGGGGGTACGCTCCTGACGCAGCAGACCGTCACGATCCCGGATAGTTTTGAGTGGCATTCCTTTACAATAATGGACCCCCCCGCACTGACCCCGGGTACTAAGTACACAGTTGCCATGGTACCGGCATCCAGGGATCAATATTACTGGCGGTCAGATAGCGGGAATCCCTATTCGGGCGGAACAAACAATGCTGATGTTACCGAGGATTTCAGGTTTCGGATCTACCTGGGGCTAAGCACAGGAGTAGGGTTCAAGGTCAATGAGAACGGTTCCGTTGGGGTTCGCACTGAAAATACGCAGGGGTATACGCTTGCCGTCAACGGAACAGCGGCGAAAGTTGGGGGCGGAAACTGGTCAACGTATTCCGATATGGATTTGAAAAAGGTGGAAGATCCCTTTACAAGAGGGCTGGCCGATATCGTGTCCCTAAACCCCTACTATTACCAGTTTGATAAGGACAATCCACTGCATCTACCTTCCGATGGGAAATGGGTGGGTCCCCTGGCGCAGGAGGTCCTGGCGTACATTCCCGAGGCCGTGGAAACCGGAACCAGCGGGTATTACCTGGTCAACAACGAACCGATCTTCTGGGCAATGGTGAACGCAATCAAGGAGCTGGATCAGCGCACGGGAGGACGGTCTGCGGCTCAAAATCGAGCAGTAGAGCGGGATGAGAGTAAGGTGCACGAACAGGCAGCGGAAGATCTGGAGGAGTCTAAGACGGAACGCACGGACCGTGAAACGGGCGCGGAGCGTATGCTCGATCGGCGGCTGGTGGAAGAGATGCTGGTCGCATACCCCGTGGAGGCGGGAGATGTCCTGGTCTTTAATCCCGCCAACGGCGAAGAGCTCTACCCGTGCAGTCTGGAGGCCGACCCGATGGTATTGGGGGTGGCGGCGGAAAGTGGAAGTGGCACTGTAATGACGGTGGTTTCCGGGATTACCCTGGTGAAGGCCGACGCATCCATAGCTCCGATCCGTCGTGGCGATCTCCTTGTGTCTTCTCCGATCCTGGGTCACGCGATGAAGGCTCAACCGACCATGGTTGACGGGTTCCCAATGTATCGAAGTGGTACGCTCATCGGAAAAGCGGTGGATACCCTGGATGCCGGTACAGGAATGATCCGGGTTTTAGTCATGATACGGTGA